The sequence GAAGCGAACGGCCTTGCCGTAGAGCACGCCTTCGCGGAGGGCGACGGGGCGCCAGTCGCTCCGGACGTGGCGCGCGGACAGCCAGTCGGCCACGTCTCCGCTGTTGCGGATCGTGGCCGAGAGCGCGATGAGCTGGGCGCGCGGGTTGATGGCGCGGAAGCGGGCGAGGAGGACCTCAAGCGTGGGGCCGCGCTCGGGGTCGTGCACGAGGTGGACCTCGTCGGCGACGATCGTGCCCACGCGGTCGATCCATTCCGCCCGGTGACGCAGGAGCGCGTCGGCCTTCTCGCTCGTGCAGACGACGATGTCGGCGCGCGAGAGCCACGGGTCGGTCGCGTCGAGGTCGCCCGTGGAGATGGCCACGCGCAGTCCGGCGGGCTCGAAGGCCTTCAGGTCCTCGTACTTCTCGGACGCAAGCGCGCGCAGCGGGACGATGTAGATGCCCTTGGCCCCCGCGAGCGCGCGCTGAACGAGCGCGAGGTATGCGACGAGGCTCTTGCCGCTTGCCGTCGGCACGGCAAGGACGAGGTTCTCGCCGGCAAGCGCGATGGGCACGGCCTCGGCCTGGCTGGGCCACAGCTCGCCGTAGCCTTGCGACTCCAGGATGGCGACCACGGCGGCGGGAAGCCCCAGGTCGCGGACGTGCACCACGTCGCCGCCCATGCTGCGGCGGGGTAAAAGGGTTATCCGCCGGTCGCGACGCCGCACGCCCGGCTCGCCGCGCTTAGGCTTGCACGCCGTCGGACTCGGGGTCGGGCTTTGCGTGCGCGGTAAGCGGCGAAGGCACGAGGCCGTGCACGGGCGCGGCCTCGGGCTCGGTCGCGATCCCCGTGGCAAGCTCCATGGGTGCGCCCGGGAGGATGACGTTGGGCACGGGCGGCAGGGACTCGACCGGCACTCCCTTGACGCGCGCGAGCGCCAGGTTGCCAAGCTCGGAGATGAAGTATTGGCTCACGTGGTCCTTGCGGAGCTCGAGCACGAGGCCCACGGCCGAGAGTTTCTTCAGGTGCCAGCGGATCGTGCCGTGGTTGAGCGAGAGCCGGCGGGCCATCTCGCGCTGGTGCGCGGCGGGCTCTTGGCTGATGAGTTCGAGGATCTGGCGCGCGTTCTCGTTGCGCAGGACGGCCATGGCAAGCCCCATGCGCTTGGCCTCGAGGCCGCCCTCGACGGGGTAGAACACCTTGTAGCCCTCGAGCCGTTTGGAGTTGACGAGGTTGCTCTGCTCGAGCTTCCGCAGGTGCCACAGCGCGTTTGTCGTGGAGAGGCCAAGCGCGGCGGCGGTGGCGCGAAGGTGCGTTCCGGGGTTCGTCTTGATGTACTCGTAGAGCTCGCGCCGCGCGTCGTTCTCAAGCACGTTCTGCGCCGTCACGAACTTCGTGCCAAGCACGCTTACGGCGAGGTACGCGGCCGCGGCCATGCCGCCGCCCAGCAGGACCATGCCGGCAAACGAAAGCCGGCCCACGAGCGGGACGTCGAGCGCGCCGTTGAGGGGCGCGCGCAGCAGGTCCCCGCCGCTTCCGGGCCGGCTCCCGGTGTTCGCGTTGCCCGAATCGAGGCCCGAGGTGGGGCCGTTGAGGCCACTTGAGGTGTCCAGCGCCGACGACGCGCCGGCGGCAAGCAGCACCAGAAGCGACGCGGCGACGATGCGAAGACCGAACCTGGCGTGGCCACCCACCATGGGAATCGGCTTACTTTTGCCGTCGCCCGTACTTGAACGTTCGTCGGTGGTCCCAGGTTCCTGGGTCCCCTACTTAAGAACCCTTCAGGCCGCGAGCGGCTGGACGGGCGGGGCGGGGAGAACCGGGGCGCGCACGAGGGCCTTGGCCGCGGCGTAGCCGGCGGTGGTGGGCTCGTAGAGGGAGACGCGCCCGGCCCGGACCTCGGAGAGAAGCCCCGCCAGGCACAGCTTCTTGAGATGCCAGCGCACCGTCCCGTGGTTCACGGACAGCGCGCGGGCGATCTCGCGCTGGTGGATGCGCGGGTTCTCGAGCACGAAGTCGAAGATGGCGCGCGCGTTCTCGTTGGCAAGGGCGGCCGCCGAGAGGGTGAGGTCGCGCGCCTCCACGCCGCCCTCCGTGAGGTAGTAGACCTTGAGGCCGTTGAACTTGCGCGAGCGAACGAGGCCCGTGCCTTCGAGCTTGCGAAGGTGCCAGACGGCGTTTGTCGTCGAGAGGTCGAGGTCCTCGGTGAGCTGCTTGAGGTTGGCGCCGCGTCGCGCGCGCAGGTATTCGTAGATGCGACCGCGCACGCCGCTTTGCAGCGCGTCTTCGGGCCGAAGGAACCGCGTGCCGCCCGCAAGGAGAATTCCCACGAGGCCGGCGGCGGCAAGGCCTGCCCCGGCGACGCCAAACCAGCCGTCCTGCGTGACGGGCTCGGATCCGATGGGCGCGACGGGCTGCACGGGCGGGCTTGCGCCTCCGCGTTCGCCGTCGCGAATGTCCTCGGCGGCTTGTCCCACCTCGCGCCAGAGGGCCGCCGCGGTGTCCTGCGCTTTCTGCAGGTACGCTTCGCCGGCGGCAACAGCGGTGGGCGCGAAGGCGAGGCTGGAAGCCAGGAGAAGGATTCCGATG is a genomic window of Candidatus Thermoplasmatota archaeon containing:
- a CDS encoding winged helix-turn-helix transcriptional regulator yields the protein MRGVAIGILLLASSLAFAPTAVAAGEAYLQKAQDTAAALWREVGQAAEDIRDGERGGASPPVQPVAPIGSEPVTQDGWFGVAGAGLAAAGLVGILLAGGTRFLRPEDALQSGVRGRIYEYLRARRGANLKQLTEDLDLSTTNAVWHLRKLEGTGLVRSRKFNGLKVYYLTEGGVEARDLTLSAAALANENARAIFDFVLENPRIHQREIARALSVNHGTVRWHLKKLCLAGLLSEVRAGRVSLYEPTTAGYAAAKALVRAPVLPAPPVQPLAA
- a CDS encoding winged helix-turn-helix transcriptional regulator translates to MVGGHARFGLRIVAASLLVLLAAGASSALDTSSGLNGPTSGLDSGNANTGSRPGSGGDLLRAPLNGALDVPLVGRLSFAGMVLLGGGMAAAAYLAVSVLGTKFVTAQNVLENDARRELYEYIKTNPGTHLRATAAALGLSTTNALWHLRKLEQSNLVNSKRLEGYKVFYPVEGGLEAKRMGLAMAVLRNENARQILELISQEPAAHQREMARRLSLNHGTIRWHLKKLSAVGLVLELRKDHVSQYFISELGNLALARVKGVPVESLPPVPNVILPGAPMELATGIATEPEAAPVHGLVPSPLTAHAKPDPESDGVQA